From the genome of Kaistella daneshvariae, one region includes:
- a CDS encoding DUF5687 family protein: MYGKLLKLELLSFFRNPQFGANLAMKILMGFTYMWLGVSLVAVAFGLYFYSREELNADPVRIFSKYFLYYAVADLVIRYFMQQMPTQNIKPFLSQNISKKTIVNYTILKIFFNFFNWGYLLFMIPFCALLIFDGGFSVVKVLMFLTGIMFVFYFNNFLNILLNKKNAVLYVVAIIVGAIGIAEYLGYLKLSDYSEQIFYSFYEVPGMFLIPVLLTALTAYLAYRNILANFYLDRGLEMEKEVGKTENIEFLNRFGTMGTFINNDIRLLKRSKAAKSALFAGIFFLFYGLLYFSGKAYSTDFMRIFLGLFVTGGFLFMFGQRVPAWDSSYYQLMMTQNVPYRDYLKAKWSLVVLATSISIFLAIFYVFISWEFYLTIFAAGLYNLGVNSYLTLLAGAYNKKPIDLNSRAKSFGGGANNMNMKVVLILIPQMGVPMAVFAVAKYFFGLEMAVASLAALGLIGFLLRDKIFDQIVKTYKTQKYSTISAFKKV; encoded by the coding sequence ATGTATGGTAAACTTTTAAAATTAGAACTCCTTAGTTTTTTTAGAAATCCACAATTCGGGGCAAATCTCGCCATGAAAATCCTGATGGGTTTTACTTACATGTGGCTGGGCGTTTCGTTGGTTGCCGTGGCTTTTGGGCTTTATTTCTACAGCCGCGAAGAACTTAATGCCGATCCCGTGCGCATTTTCAGCAAATATTTTCTGTATTACGCCGTAGCCGATCTGGTCATCCGCTATTTTATGCAGCAAATGCCGACGCAAAATATTAAACCCTTTCTGAGCCAAAATATTTCTAAAAAAACCATCGTCAACTACACGATTTTAAAAATATTTTTCAATTTTTTCAATTGGGGTTATCTGCTTTTTATGATTCCGTTTTGTGCTTTACTTATTTTCGATGGCGGATTTTCGGTGGTAAAGGTGCTGATGTTTTTAACCGGAATTATGTTTGTTTTTTACTTCAACAATTTCCTGAATATTTTACTGAATAAAAAAAATGCAGTTTTATACGTGGTCGCAATCATCGTCGGCGCGATTGGAATTGCAGAATATTTGGGCTACTTAAAATTGTCGGATTATTCTGAACAGATCTTCTATTCTTTTTATGAAGTTCCCGGAATGTTTTTAATTCCGGTTTTGCTTACTGCATTAACAGCTTATTTAGCCTACCGAAATATTTTAGCCAATTTCTACCTCGATCGCGGTTTAGAAATGGAAAAAGAAGTCGGTAAAACAGAAAACATTGAATTTCTGAACCGTTTCGGCACCATGGGAACGTTCATCAATAATGATATCCGGCTTTTGAAAAGAAGCAAAGCGGCAAAATCAGCGCTTTTTGCCGGTATTTTTTTCCTTTTTTATGGTTTGCTGTATTTCAGCGGAAAAGCCTACAGCACCGATTTCATGCGCATTTTCCTCGGGCTTTTTGTAACGGGCGGTTTTCTTTTTATGTTTGGCCAGAGAGTTCCCGCCTGGGACAGTTCTTATTACCAGCTGATGATGACGCAAAATGTTCCATACCGCGATTATCTGAAAGCAAAATGGAGCCTCGTGGTTTTAGCCACCAGCATTTCGATTTTTTTGGCGATTTTTTACGTTTTTATCAGTTGGGAATTTTACCTTACGATTTTCGCGGCAGGTTTGTATAATCTTGGGGTAAACTCTTACCTCACGCTATTGGCTGGCGCTTATAACAAAAAACCGATTGACCTAAATTCGCGCGCAAAATCTTTCGGCGGCGGCGCGAATAATATGAACATGAAAGTGGTGCTGATTCTGATTCCGCAAATGGGTGTTCCGATGGCGGTTTTTGCGGTGGCGAAATATTTTTTCGGATTGGAAATGGCAGTTGCGAGTTTGGCAGCGCTCGGTTTAATTGGATTTCTCTTGCGCGACAAAATCTTTGACCAAATTGTGAAAACCTATAAAACCCAAAAATATTCTACCATCAGCGCCTTTAAAAAAGTATAA
- a CDS encoding DNA repair protein RecN — protein sequence MLSRIFIKNFALIDSLEITLDKGLQVITGETGAGKSIILGALRLILGERADVKVLQNSESKSIAEAEFVVNENFREFFEENDLDFEKNTVIRREILPTGKSRAFVNDVPVTLETLKKLSEKLIDIHSQFETSNLFDQAYQFQMIDGLSKNKVLIFEYQKEFENFKKWSKELDIFKNQLAEGNKENDYKTFLLTELNEVNLDEFDLEEVQNQLSKQENAEAIVENLSLIFNKMDQEEIGVLDSLLDVKTKLGKIAGLSHEFSKISERFEEVFVEFKDVLFDLQNLAEQMETDPEVIFELGNQLNKINSLFLKHKVNSVEELQAIRDQLSAEQSGFAHLEEKISVLEEEISGKKIQLQKLAAELSANRKKSIPDFIKKIEKLLHQLGLEKAKIEVQLTDLENFTPRGKESIQLLFQANSGFPLKPIQTAISGGERSRVMLSIKKLMAENTELPTLILDEIDTGVSGKVAEEIGNVMKEMSENMQLIIISHLAQVAAKGNSNYKVIKREISGKTQSTIVRLNAEEKLQEIAQLLSGAQITEAAVAQARELMK from the coding sequence ATGCTATCACGGATTTTCATTAAAAACTTTGCGCTTATCGATTCCCTTGAAATTACTTTAGACAAAGGTTTACAGGTAATTACGGGCGAAACCGGTGCGGGAAAATCCATTATTCTGGGTGCTTTACGCTTGATTTTAGGCGAAAGAGCCGACGTAAAAGTCCTGCAGAATTCCGAAAGTAAAAGTATTGCAGAAGCAGAATTTGTGGTGAATGAAAATTTCAGAGAATTTTTCGAAGAAAATGATCTGGATTTTGAAAAAAACACGGTGATTCGCCGGGAAATTTTACCCACAGGAAAATCCCGCGCTTTTGTAAATGACGTTCCAGTGACTTTGGAAACGCTGAAAAAGCTTTCCGAAAAACTCATCGATATTCATTCACAGTTCGAAACTTCAAATCTCTTCGACCAGGCATATCAGTTCCAGATGATTGACGGACTTTCGAAAAATAAAGTGCTGATTTTCGAGTACCAAAAGGAATTTGAAAATTTCAAAAAATGGTCAAAAGAGCTCGATATTTTTAAAAATCAGCTCGCGGAAGGCAATAAAGAAAACGATTACAAAACATTTTTGCTGACGGAATTAAACGAGGTTAATCTGGATGAATTCGATTTGGAAGAAGTGCAAAACCAGCTTTCCAAACAGGAAAATGCCGAAGCAATTGTGGAAAACCTTTCGCTGATTTTCAATAAAATGGATCAGGAAGAAATTGGTGTTCTCGATTCGCTTTTGGACGTAAAAACCAAACTCGGAAAAATTGCCGGTCTTTCGCACGAATTTTCTAAAATCAGCGAGCGTTTTGAAGAGGTTTTTGTAGAATTTAAAGACGTGCTTTTTGATTTGCAAAATCTTGCAGAACAGATGGAAACCGATCCGGAAGTTATTTTTGAACTGGGCAACCAGCTGAATAAAATAAATTCGCTTTTCCTGAAACACAAGGTAAATTCTGTAGAAGAATTACAGGCGATTCGCGACCAGCTTTCAGCCGAACAGTCGGGGTTTGCGCATTTAGAAGAAAAAATTTCGGTGCTTGAAGAGGAAATTTCCGGGAAAAAAATTCAGCTTCAAAAATTAGCTGCAGAACTTTCTGCCAACCGTAAAAAATCGATTCCGGATTTCATCAAAAAAATCGAAAAACTGCTGCATCAGTTAGGTTTGGAAAAAGCAAAAATTGAAGTGCAGTTAACTGATTTGGAAAACTTTACGCCGCGCGGCAAAGAAAGTATTCAGCTTTTATTCCAGGCGAATTCCGGTTTTCCTTTAAAACCGATTCAAACCGCAATTTCAGGTGGTGAAAGATCGCGGGTAATGCTTTCCATTAAAAAATTAATGGCTGAAAACACCGAATTGCCGACTTTAATTTTGGATGAAATAGACACCGGAGTTTCAGGTAAAGTTGCTGAAGAAATCGGAAATGTGATGAAAGAAATGTCCGAAAATATGCAACTCATCATCATCAGCCACCTGGCGCAAGTCGCTGCAAAAGGAAACAGCAATTATAAGGTGATTAAGCGGGAAATTTCGGGCAAAACCCAATCCACCATCGTTCGCCTTAATGCCGAGGAAAAACTTCAGGAAATAGCGCAATTGCTTTCGGGCGCGCAGATTACCGAAGCTGCGGTGGCACAGGCGCGCGAATTAATGAAGTAA
- the porD gene encoding type IX secretion system protein PorD, which yields MKKFYTLLSLFFAFHLGFAQEILANVQVNSQQIAGSNTQVFQTLEKSLRDFINNTSWTGKKLQNFEKIKCNFAIVINERPGNSNFKGSIVVQAVRPVFNTTYETPLLNLNDTNFTFDYTENENLVFNERQFSGKNLIDVISFYVYTILGYDGDSFRARGGQEWFEKALKISNNSQNQNFAGWSLLEGPRTRATLIDNILKPEQNTLRNVYYTYHRAGLDNLGKQDQTPAKKIIADTLLQLKVYEDNFQMNYPVSIFIDTKTQEIFNIFNTGTNAGINMAELKALFTTLSPKDIDTKWSKWK from the coding sequence ATGAAGAAATTTTACACGTTATTAAGCCTTTTTTTTGCTTTTCACCTCGGTTTTGCTCAGGAAATTCTGGCAAATGTTCAGGTGAATTCTCAGCAAATTGCCGGCAGTAACACGCAGGTTTTTCAAACTTTAGAAAAAAGCTTGCGCGACTTCATCAACAATACCAGCTGGACCGGCAAAAAACTGCAAAATTTCGAGAAGATTAAATGCAATTTTGCGATTGTTATTAACGAAAGACCAGGAAACAGCAATTTTAAAGGCAGCATCGTAGTACAGGCAGTTCGCCCGGTTTTCAACACGACTTACGAAACGCCGCTTTTAAACCTGAACGACACGAATTTCACTTTTGATTATACCGAGAATGAAAACCTGGTTTTCAATGAAAGGCAGTTTTCCGGAAAAAACCTCATCGATGTAATCAGCTTTTATGTTTACACAATTTTAGGTTACGACGGCGACAGTTTCCGCGCTCGTGGCGGCCAGGAATGGTTTGAAAAAGCACTTAAAATTTCCAACAATTCGCAGAATCAGAATTTTGCCGGTTGGTCGCTGCTTGAAGGTCCGAGGACACGCGCAACTTTAATTGACAATATTTTAAAGCCTGAGCAAAATACACTTCGAAATGTGTATTACACCTATCACCGCGCGGGTCTGGATAATTTGGGAAAACAAGACCAAACACCGGCGAAAAAAATTATTGCCGACACTTTGCTACAGCTGAAAGTGTACGAAGATAATTTTCAGATGAACTATCCCGTGAGCATTTTTATCGACACTAAAACCCAGGAAATTTTCAATATTTTCAACACTGGCACAAACGCCGGAATTAATATGGCGGAGCTGAAAGCGCTTTTCACCACGCTGTCTCCAAAAGATATCGACACTAAATGGAGCAAGTGGAAATAG